GCTTCCGTGATGGCATGACTTATTATGCCTTTGTGCTTTGCTCCTTAATTGCTGTTTGCACTGAATCCAGCAACTCTTTGgattctaccatctgaatgttgtTATATTGGTAAATTGTCTGTTAACAGCGTATATATGTTTGGGTTTGAACCCTCTCTACAAGTAAATAAGGCAAATATTATAAATCTTAACCAAAGGCTACAAGAGGGAGATAGGTGCATACAGTCTTTCCCATGCAATATGGACTTTTTCTCATTGTGTTCCACATTTATGTTTGTTTGCATCAGACAGCTAGCATCAGTAACTCCAACAATACTTTTCAATTGTTTTGCCACTACAAACAGTATCTGAATTTATTGAAAAATTTGATATCACTGTTGGTTGGATGGTAAGTGCCCTTCTGCTTTGAATTagatttttcaaaataaacttTTGTCACTTTCTTCCATACAATAAATGTTGCTTTATCCAAATTTAATGATACCTTCTTACTAAATATAACCCTGAGCATGCCCATGACATTTAACATTATATGTAAAAATGTCTATAtgcaattattatatatataatatgtatatatgaaagtaaatacacacagacagTTTCACTCAATTATTTACTAATGACTTTATTTATCAGAGGAACACACTCATCTAGAATTATTACTTCATCATCACTATCTTCAAGGAGAACAGAAGCGTCCATAGAACAGAATGGCATTGGAGGGATTGTGCCGGATGAAGAAAAGGAACGGGTGGTCTGCGTTAAACATCTGTGGAAAGGAACGTATTGCGACGATGGCGCCGGTGGCTGCAGCCGCTTCGGTTCCTTCCTCGTTGACTTCAACAAAGGCTTTATGAATCACCTTTGATAGCACCAGGTCTTTGGTGGAGGTCATGCCTGAAAGGTTCACCTTCGTCTCGTCAAAAACATCCTCCATTCCCATGCTGATCAGAAGAGTCTTCATGTCGTATTTTTCCTCCATCTTGAATCTGGGCAGAGACACTTGAAGCTCTTGCTGGCGCATGTTGCTGGGTTTGGTCCACTGCATGAGCTTCTCGTAGGTCAGTGCCTTTTCAAGCTGGGTAAGACAGTCATGTTAATGTATGTTTTACACAACAATGGGTTTATTAAAACCATATGAAACTACATGAATACAAATAACTTTTTTGCCATTAACCAATAATGCATCAACACACCATTTCCCCCCCTAGATATAGGCTCATTTTTGGCATTGGTTCTGTGATAACCTTTATCATCCAAAGTATCTTTCTTTAAAGAACCCAAAACCGCTCTTTTATTGCATTGCTGCAAAAACTCCCTTTTGGAACTCATGTTTAATAGCAGAATCTGTGCAGTCTCACCTTCTGAAGGCCAGTGGTGCTGTCTTCCATCTCATTAGGAAGGATGATCAACATACTGAGATTCTTCCCGACATACGGCAGCTCCAGAACCTGACTGTTAATCTCTGGGATGAAGGCCAGAGGAAACTGTGCCTTTTGATGCATCATCTTCACTGGTTTAGTTTGATTCTGCCAAACATCAATGGAAACATTTTATACCACATCAGATTTCATGACAGTTATTGCACAAACTATTTTGAAATACTGTAGAAAAAGCAAGAGCATGAAAACTCACCTTGTTCAGCTTAAACTGCCCATCTTTGGTGGCTTCTTTTGGGAATTGTTTCTCCCAGTTTCCCTTAAAGTAGATGGCGTTCACCAAGACCAGTCTCGTCATTGCATTGACGGCTCCCTGTGGTACCAAGTCCTTGATCTTCTCTAAAATACAAATGGACATTGTTCACTCTGAGCAGAGATTTAAAGTGATTGGTTTGATATGTTTACTAAATAGGTCAACTCAAGAACCCATGAAGACAAACGTGGCACTTGAAAATccaatttttcttttaaaacaagAATACGTTTATGCTGGTTTTCACCTTGTGTTTTTTTCTCCACCCATTTGTTGATGTTGACGCGAGCAGCCTCTGATTTGGTCTTGAAGTCCACCTTCTCCAGTCCGGCTTCATAGTATATTTTTGCATCATTAAGGAATTTCTGTAACATAGCAAACCGATTGAGGTGCAAATGATATTAGAGCTGAGAACATTTCCAGAACCTCCAGTGAATAAACCGAGTCTTACCTCAACAAACTGGTAGGATTGCTCTCCGTAGAGGCGGTTGGCAATACTCAACGCATACGGGACTCCTGGTTTGTTCAGCTCACTCATAAACTTCTTGAAGCTGGAATGAATTTCGTCCTCAGTTTTTAGTCCAGGTAGAGTAGGACATTTCTGCTGCATTAAAAATAGCAAGATCAACCTAAAACCCCAAAGGATACATGAACCACTACAGCAAAtaccagggtattctcacaaaaatgcgtataaatagtacgagtgtgcaatgtcgtggaatgtatacgccaaaactcattttggagtgtgtatggcacgctgtttttcgcgtgcatatgatgcgcattttatggcgtattatacatacgaaccccccaccccaccaccctaaacctacccaagcacgtgtcatatatacgccataaagtgcgtatcatatgcacacgaaaaacagcgtatcatacacacgccaaaatgagttttggcgtatacattccacgacattgcacattcgtactatttatacgcatttatgtgtgatcgggttgtaCAGCTGTTATTGCCATCATAAAGTTATGAGGTTAAAGTTTTTCATGTACCTTTAGTTCGGCAGGTATCTCAGACTTCTTGGTTTGTTGCGTCATTGAGGGCATCTGGGTTGGATGCGCTGGAGTAGCTGCGTCCGGTTTGTGAGGGTTGGTAAAGCCCAAGACCTACACAGCATTATTGTGGtagaattatttaaaaaacaaatatgcttTGGCAGTTTAAAATACTGAACATGTTGTATCACAGCCACGCCTCAATTTACTCCATTCACATTTACTCCATTCACATTGGTTATTtatcaaattaaaataacagaCTGAGTGTTAAGTCACAACTAAATCCGTAACAACCCAAACAGCCCAACCCATAATGCCTGGCAAGTGAAACTGCATCTTGTCTCTACATGTACAAAACTCAtcatcacaggaaaaaaaatcacacaaaagTCACACCTCAAAACAGAATTTTGTCAACATTCTAAATGGAGTCGAGAATCCTACCTTGAATTCCATTTGATTAATGCATAATTCCAACACAACAAATATTAAACATCAGTGTTTGATACATTCCATTTATAGAAATCAGTTTTTTTGATTAAAGGAAAAACTGACGATAAAAACATGCATAAGTGAGCTCACCTTAATCATCTGAGCCGCTGTGTTTCCTCTAGCACCGAGCGCCACCATGGCCAGAGCCGAGGAGATGCTGACAGGAGAGTAGAACACATTTCCTGATGCGTTTCCTCCGCTGATCTTCTTGAACAGGTTGAGGGAGAACTGTGTGTTTGCTGCAGACAACGGCTCCATTTTCACAAGCTGAACAAGAAATAGAAGTTTGAATAACAGCAGATTTGAAGGTGGGTGTGTCTTCTTCATCACGATGCACAATCTTGTTCTATTAAATCTGTTTTAATCAATAAATGTTATTACTGTGAGTTACCATTTAAAATCCATACATACAACTACATCTACAAGCATTACCTAGAGTAGTCGAGAGAAATTATGAAGTTTCCCAGCGTGTCTGAGGCGAATGAATCTCTGGTCATGGGTGTCGCTCTAATAAATGCTGCCTCGCCCGTAAACGCCCAGGCTTTAAGCCAAATCCAGACCTGTTGTAAGATTGAAACAGTTTCTGTTATTAATATATTCATACACATGAACACTGACAAATTGAGTGACATGCTATAATTTACACTTCAAGACAATCTTACCAATGCCTATAGCACATCCTCACTGTTATAGCCAAAGGTGTGAATTTTGTAGACTACTGTTTATACAGTACAGATCATTTGTGTTCATTTCACTGGCTCTACTGTCATTGCATATAGTTATCATAAAACAGAGCAATTATTTCACACTTTTTGTATTATCTGACGCGATTAGAAATGATGCATAGTTAAATATTCTTGCACACAAGTGACATTTACCTTGATCACAATCAGAAGCTTTTCATTGACAGTTAGTtggtaaacaaacaaacaaaacaaaaaacaaaaattcaaaaaatgTTTAGGTGGAAAGGACACCAAACCTACAGCTTAATggcatttgaaaaataaaatagtaaGAAATAAATGATGGTATGTTTTCAGGAGAGTTATAATCTATAATAGTTTAAATCTGTTGCTATAAATATGAATCGACCCTGATAAATGTATTCATAACCCACGTATGAGCTGTTGAGACTTCAACTAATTAATGGAAGTCAGCCACAGGGTCACTATGAAACCAAaccaaaataaattataatattaatcaGCACACACAAAGCACTCTATGAAGTGATCTGTGGTTTTCTCTAAGCTGGTCagatgttttgttgttgttgcgtAAAGCATGTGTTGTGCATATGTgtgtaattaaataatttataaagaaTTATTTTGAAAGATTTATGTGTGATATGATTACAACAATTATATATTATGATCCACATATTATGATTCTTATGGTGTACATAagaatttacttaaaatataCTTTCCTCTGTGTCTCTTTCCTCGCCACTGACGGTAATTTTCTGGCTATCCGTGTTTTCACTGGTATATGGCAGGGGGCACTATTACACATTTTCTGAAAGAGTTCAGaatctccagatcaaaacacagtCGAAGAAGAAGCAAAAACAAGTGATAGAAGAATGCTtatgcaaatgtaaaataatgcaattaCAGAATTATTGAAACATTATAATTACAAGTATGCTTCTAGTAAACTTATATTAGTATACTTACATAAAGTATACTTACAAATATTATTGAACTTTACTTAATTATACTTCCTAAAATGAACTTGAAATGTAGGCCCTATTTGTTTTTTAAGGGATTTTTGTGATTGATCCATTGTTGCTAATGCACTGCAGAAAGGTGGTTATTGTAAAACATCATTACAggtatttattaacaacagcAGAGCATATATCTGTCTGACATTACttgtaatgttatttaaagATACTTTGCTTTTTACACATGTGCAGCATTTCAGCCATAAATACAATATTAATgttataaatgttaaatgttagcGTATAGTGAGCATCGATGCACCCtgggttttgcattgcattgtgggactTTTTAGATAGCGAGCATTtcaggccctgtcccaaatggtaCCCTAAACCCTCaaggtcttcctctgagtccgcattTTCACtacgtaatgccgctttgactgccagGAAGAAGTCCTCAGCGTACCCCACACCAGCGCGGGCTCGGCAGAAGTGCCCATATTGACCTCAAAGGGGGCGCTCAGGAGCACCCTTCACGTGCACGCTGCATCCAGAGGCCATTgcaagtccacaagaccgaaagtgcacatgaagtataCCATTTGATGATTAGAACATTTATCAACAAATTCAACAAATGTTATATATCATTTTCTTTCTAAAATGTGGGAGGATTTCTGTCTCCTTGtggaaaacaaacacttttAACATGAAAATTAGCAGAGGAGCACTCATTAGCTCATTTGCCATTTTCAATTAATTTACAATCCATTTACAATCTCCcttttatcaatcaatcaatcaaattttatttatagTGCCTTACAACAACCTAAAGTAGCACAAGACACTTTccagtaaaaacagcaatagACAACAGAATGTAACAACATAATTGTACATAAAATAGCAGGCAAGTCCGAGGCTACATGTTAAAAGCTTGTGTGAATCTGTTTTCAACTGTGATTTAAAAATAATCAACACAGTGATGCTTCGTAGGTCTGCTGGAAGTGTGTTCCACAGCTTTGGTCCCAGGACGGCAAATTGACCGTCCTCCAAACTTTTTATACTTCAACTTAGGAGTAACTAGAGAGTTAGCGGAGAATGTAGGCCCTATTTGTTTGAATTCAGAGGAGCGGAGAGTTCTGGCTGGCTGGTAGACCGTTATTATTTCGGCGAGGTACGCTGGGGCCAGACCATAGATGGCCTTGAACACGAACAGCAAATACCTTATACTCCACCCTAAGCCACACCGGGAGCCAGTGAAGCGAGCAGAGTACAGAGGTGTGAACGTTTGGGGGTGTTGGAGAGAAGAAATGCTGCTGCGTTTTATAGTTCTTTACACATGCGTTTGGACttattataaaattaataatgtatttttttattgcactTAAATATagcaaacaaaagaaaaatcacAAAGTCTCATGTCATTTAGATGAAAGTGTAGTAGTAATAAAGTAGCAGTTATAAaaaatttataaattaaatgtgaATTATTTGGATAGGAAACCATCTTGAATTGCTCCTGCATCATGTTATGCAAACCGCATTCATGACAAAGAAGTACACCGATATCATAAAAACCTATCAATAAATGCACACAGGTTGAACTCTGCTTTTGACGCTGGCGCTGGACTGCTATGGAATGAAGAACACACTGGATAATGCAAACTAAAATACAGAGGTGAAGCCTGTGGCCGGTTTCATGTGAGTTTTAAAGGGGATGAAGGCGATCATGAATTAGTGTAGAAATTACAGAGATAATGGCAAATTTTTAGGGGGCTGAGTGGAAATGTAGCCCTTCTAAAATGGACCTGGTGAAGCCCCTGCTTATGGTAGTCCTTTTAGCCAGAAAACAAGTTATATTTAATCTATTTTCTTCTCTTTTAATCCAGTCAGCTAGTGGTTGAATGAGTTTTAAACATCTGGGTGTTTTGCTCACTTCGAGCTTATTTTGATCATTGCCGCAGAAGGATTCACTCTTTGCTTTCAGTTTTTTCCCTGGACATCAAGTGGCAAACCAACACAGAACAATGGTCATGTTACATGTATACCCTGTCTGCTGTGTTTCTTTGTGTTTTCAGTTCAGCTCCTCTCCCGTGAACTAGTTTTTCCTGATTAGTTATTCCCCTTTACCTGTGTCTTGTCAATAACCTCATTTAGCTCTGTGTATTTAGTTCTCAGTTTCCCCTCAGTGTTTGTCCGTCGACGTTCTTGTATTGTGGTGTGTCTGGATGTTCCTGTGATGTTTCAATGAAATGTTTCCTGTTCCAAGTCCTCCTTTGCCTTCGTGAGTTTGACCTACGCATCAAATTTGTAACAGGTCATTAActttagttaactacattagttaacatgaactaataatgaactgcatttatttatctttgtgaatttgaatttcaacatttactaatgcattattaaaatctttttaacattagttaatgcactgtgaactaataTTAACAAACTATGAACAAAAAGtgtctaaagtgttacccacaGTATACTTTAATTGTTTAATGTACAAAAAAGCatttaaagtttattatttgtatttagcatTCCCACTATAACCCTGGACAACAGACCTGCGGTCCAATTTGCTGTCATGAATCACTATAAATAGTACAAATCATGGATTAAAGCAATGTTTACTCATGAATATCAATCTCTCCAGTTTCGACAGCACTTTTCCCACATTTACACAGCATTTTTAGCCAGGGTGTCATAAATAAAAATCTTCTTGTTTAAATAAAGGTGAAATAATCATCTTGGGTGTTGCTAAGGTGTGCAAATATGAAGTTGTCATTGCTTGATGGGATGTGTGTGCACATAGCTTTGACtcacattttgactttacaaccCATTCTTTAATATAGTTTCAGGTTTTTTAAGTGCTCCTTTAGTCGCTTTAGTTAATTTTTCCACTCTCCTTAGCTCTTGGTAAAACCATAACTCATCAGAAAGTTGTAGCGGATAACATTAACATCATTCAGAGACAATAAGGATTGGGTTCAAACGGGATGTCAAGGCTGTCAAATGTAACTCTTTTGATATATGTGGAACCTGTGTGGGTGCATATCAACCAAATCATGTTGAATCCTGTCAGTGAAAGGTTTTAATTCACACAGTGTGCACACTTATGTCTGCCCTTGGGTTTGTAGGGCCCCACCTGTAAACTGTCAGACAATGACACTTATTTTACACACACCCCAGTCTAAGGACTTAAATAATGACTGCACTGTATGTTAGAGGCTTCTTTGCAACCACTTCAACCTAATGTTAACAGAATTGTCATGTTTGGGTATAAAACTTATCTAAAGCAGTGAAGCTGGTTTGAAACGACATGCAGATTAAAGTTTGCATGCTTATTTGATTATTGGATGTTCACAGTTGCCTGGGCTGttgttgtgattggttgatcTGGTTGCGACAGGAGGAGGATTTGGTTCCCAGGCATGAATAGCCGTGCCAGAGCCCTCTGAATAATGGAAACCAGCGAAACTCAATGCAGCACATCAAAAGCGCATGTTCTCAGAGAGATCTGCCAGTTTTGCATGTGACACGAGTCGCTCCGAGCTACTTAAAAGTTACAGCCACAATGGTTTTCAAAGCCTTGAAGATTCTGgtttgcattttaaaaaaaatgtggaaGCCACGTAATGGTTTGAGACTTTAGCTTCATGTTCAAATATACTGTCTCAGATGTTATGTGTGAGTAAATGTAAAGCATGCGCATCTATAAACAGTGAAATGAAAAGCTATAAATCGTCCTCCAGTATAAAGTGATCGGCAGCTCTGTCCCAAAGGTAAGTGACACCTCAAaagcatacatttttaataatgtctgtcTCCATATATTGCGTTGGATACTCAAGATCAGGTTAACAAGAAACAAGCTACAGGAAACTAATGTGTCAGGTGAAATTACACAACAAACATTATCATTCGGGTAGGTGGATTCTATGCGAAGGCCCTTATCGTAATTATGAAAAAGCAGGTTAGCGACCCCGTCTATCTGAAAACACACCGGGGGTGAGGGTCAACTTTAAACACTCCTCGTTTCAATCTCCGCTTACTTTCCCCCCCTGAAGATTGACTATTGATCTGTGaccattaatattttttaaattaaaaggaGCGAATGGCATGTCCAGGTCACATTACATCACATATAGAAATGTTAATACAAAAAGAGAGAATGAAATAAAGTATTTTGCATAGTGAAGAGGGACAGTTTTTTAGGACCATTAAGattgtaacattattttaaagacATAATTTACCCCAAATTCTCTTTATTGTAACGTGAAAAACAACAATAGTGaaatttatgatattttatttatatgtttaatatttataGATCATGTTACATTTGTTATACTGTCTTTAATTTGATTAAGATAaatcatgttattataataaaataattggtttttatttttgtattattattatttgtatttgttttaatttagattttatttatttttattttattattattattcttcacAACTTTACTACTTTAACTCAAACTTATTCCAGTTAGtttctaattaatgcaacatttcctttttttttgtttaagttttttattttaagtttttcatctaatatatGTTGCtgtatttcagctttatttcaattaatgaAAAATATCAGGGATTACAATAAACTctcaaaagaaaaaatgtgtgcataTGAGAATTTGGGGTAAAATacatctttaaaataaagtctGTTCTGATGCATTACAGACAGcaggaaaaaaatataataatatataattaatatattataatttaatatagcattatattatattatattatattatattatattatattatattatattatattatattatattatattatattatattatattatattatattatattataatgcaaCTAACATCATGCATAGTTAGCATAGCAAAGTAAATATTAGGTTGTAAAAGTGAGGAATCTCTCATCTTACTGTTCGTTGTTGATGTCACTTCTGCTGCTGTGTATGGATTCACAAATCCAACATATTTCTGATAAATGTACAATAAACCGTGTTAGTGATGTTGGGTCAGAACTGCTGCATTtacaattattatatttataggGAGAATGTGTCATAATTCTTTTGCTTAAGCTATATTCTCTTTTTTTATAGGGGGAAACATAACCCAGGCATGTTCACCGGTCAAAGATTGTCTCTAAAACCGCATGCCATTTTGTTGATTGTAAAGATCAATGATTGAATACTTAtagtaatatattaatattaatataatatttatatcataACCAAAGATCTGCCCTTATTGCTGTCTATATAGGCTCGTTCTGCAGGGTTAATGTTACACGGCCTGCTCTTCTTCAAACAGCCAACAATGAAGGCTCAACTATTAGCGGAGCTGCCTGAAATATTCAGTAGGAAACCCACACCTGTTTCCAGGTAACCGATGCTGGGCTTCTGAGCCgtgtcacagtgtgtgtgtgtgtgtgtgtgtgtgtgtgtgtgtgtgtgtgtgtgtgtgtgtgtgtgtgtgtgtgtgtgtgtgtgtgtgtgtgtgtgtgtgtgtgtgtgtgtgtgtgtgtgtgtgtgtgttcaccgcTGCCCCTTTCATCTACTTCACACTGAACTCAAGGACTCGACTAGCAGCCCGAATGTTCTTATCATTCAAAGTGTCAGCATAAAGACGATGAGGAGAAGCTTGTGTTCATTTTGCACTGAAAACTGACTCTCTCTCACAGATGGAACAGGAATATTGTTAAAGATTTAGATCTAAACTAAGGCCCGGAGGATTGTTTTATGAGTTTTTGCACACATCTGAGGAGTTTTTGAAGGTGTCCGCCATGAATCCCATGTGGAAAGTCTATAAGAGTAAAGTCATGAAGACCCTCAACCCAGATATGGAGGAGGAACCAGTGGAAGAGGTAACTCCCAGAACAGCAGAAACTGGCAATATGGTCGTCAGATATGGGTGAACATGCACTCGAAAAATATTTAAGCCTACTTTCAAGATTTGTACTATGtatttgcattgcatataagatctcCATCCATTTGCATTAGAGTGTTTTAACATAATCTAGTACACTTAATGTGATACACTTAGTACACTTAATTTgcaaactgcatttattcatgtTGCTTATTAATTGTGAAAACACTTTTGTATTCAGTTAAAAAGTATGAACATAGTTAAAATACGGCTGTGGAACAAGCAATAGTTGTTTAGTATGAGATTGGAAGAATTTAGATGTATTGAAGACCAATATAAACTGTAGGCTATTATTGTGTGTTTAAAGCGCATTGCAGAAATATTAGCCGTTTCATACATGTATGCCTGACAAATATGCATGACATTaagtttattagtttatgtaAAAAATGTGTAGTCCAAACGGGAATTCGGATACATAAATCTTGAATTTAGgcctaaatatttttgaatgtgTTTATTTGGCAACACGGTCACATCCCTTTATTTCAAGTGACCTTAACttctatgtactaacattgaaattaataatttgatacaatacaggtaattgtgtacatacatgtttaacaaataaagtaaaatacctGCTTGTAATTACATCTATAATGACCTTCCCTTACACCTCCtcaaccctacccttaaaccaCCAAACATGTCCCACCTTTGCCGTGCCCCACCTTAATATTagaaaaagtgttttgcaatacaatatgaacacaataagtgcattgtacttATGTTTTGATGTAAGTGCATCTTATGTAAGGacacttaattaaaaaaatgggaCCGGCAACACTTTATAGTAAATcaaatgagagagaaaaaaatattaaaataattaatcgacaaacatttaaatgagaaaagaacaaaatccTAAGTTTCACTGAATATTTATGCAGTTTTTCAATGACCAAACCGATATCTAGAAAAGCTAGATTCCCAGTTGTGGATTCATATACATAATACAATTGTATGTATAATACATCAGCCGGTCAGTAAATCAGTCTATTGCTAACACTGGGCCTCCGAGCATGTGATGAATGCATGTTATTACTCAACTTTAGATTTCTCCCAACTTTACCAAAGAAAAAATGTCACAAAATGTCTTAATCAAGCATTTTAAGGAGATTAAGTCACATCAAAAGAAGAGAAATTACATCAATTATCAGTTTATTCTTGTGGATATTTGATCTGTTAGAGTTGATTAGGGTGCATTATAGTCCTTTTTTTCCTCTGTTCCTGTACTCTATGTTGAGTGGCTAGAACATGTGTTTTTAATGCGCTAATGCATGCATTTCTGAGTTTCAGGATGCATTCAAATATTTGAAACATTCTTTGGAGTATCTGATCAAGGGAAACCTTGACCCACTTTTCAAAGGCCCTGTAACTGGATCCACCGGAGTCTGTGAGAGGAGTAGGATGGCATTCCAGTGGTTGATTGGAGACGGATAACAAACTCTAGGGCGTGCTGGACTCGTTGGCAGATTCCCACCAGTTCTCGCCTGTCTGTGCGACCTCTCGCTTACCAGTGAACTTGCATAGTTTCCACAGCCTGCTACAACACACGACAATGCCAAGAGATTACAACATCTTATCCAAGATACAAATCGGACGTGTGCTTTTATTGTCTTTTAGAGCTGATGCATACAGTAAATGCATGACTGGGCATGCTCCATATTCATTGcagtaatttaaaattaaatttattttatttatgttttgcatTGATTCATTAAGGTGCTTTGCTGGCCATCAGGCAGGTTTCCACTGGTTAAGCAGGAGTTTGATGGTTTTACACTGGCAATGATAGTATTATTTGACATG
This DNA window, taken from Pseudorasbora parva isolate DD20220531a chromosome 7, ASM2467924v1, whole genome shotgun sequence, encodes the following:
- the LOC137082575 gene encoding leukocyte elastase inhibitor-like isoform X2 codes for the protein MEPLSAANTQFSLNLFKKISGGNASGNVFYSPVSISSALAMVALGARGNTAAQMIKVLGFTNPHKPDAATPAHPTQMPSMTQQTKKSEIPAELKKCPTLPGLKTEDEIHSSFKKFMSELNKPGVPYALSIANRLYGEQSYQFVEKFLNDAKIYYEAGLEKVDFKTKSEAARVNINKWVEKKTQEKIKDLVPQGAVNAMTRLVLVNAIYFKGNWEKQFPKEATKDGQFKLNKNQTKPVKMMHQKAQFPLAFIPEINSQVLELPYVGKNLSMLIILPNEMEDSTTGLQKLEKALTYEKLMQWTKPSNMRQQELQVSLPRFKMEEKYDMKTLLISMGMEDVFDETKVNLSGMTSTKDLVLSKVIHKAFVEVNEEGTEAAAATGAIVAIRSFPQMFNADHPFLFFIRHNPSNAILFYGRFCSP
- the LOC137082575 gene encoding leukocyte elastase inhibitor-like isoform X1, whose product is MEPLSAANTQFSLNLFKKISGGNASGNVFYSPVSISSALAMVALGARGNTAAQMIKVLGFTNPHKPDAATPAHPTQMPSMTQQTKKSEIPAELKQKCPTLPGLKTEDEIHSSFKKFMSELNKPGVPYALSIANRLYGEQSYQFVEKFLNDAKIYYEAGLEKVDFKTKSEAARVNINKWVEKKTQEKIKDLVPQGAVNAMTRLVLVNAIYFKGNWEKQFPKEATKDGQFKLNKNQTKPVKMMHQKAQFPLAFIPEINSQVLELPYVGKNLSMLIILPNEMEDSTTGLQKLEKALTYEKLMQWTKPSNMRQQELQVSLPRFKMEEKYDMKTLLISMGMEDVFDETKVNLSGMTSTKDLVLSKVIHKAFVEVNEEGTEAAAATGAIVAIRSFPQMFNADHPFLFFIRHNPSNAILFYGRFCSP